The proteins below are encoded in one region of Streptomyces sp. NBC_00490:
- the purU gene encoding formyltetrahydrofolate deformylase, with protein sequence MSPRPQPGREYVLTLSCPDSAGLVHAVSGFLVRNSGNILESQQFDNRLQGRFFMRVHFDVSDPNADLEHLRYRFGPVAQAYGITWALSDASTPTRTLIMVSKFGHCLNDLLFRKRTASLNIEIPAIVSNHRDFEGLAETYGIPFHHVPVTRDTKDQAEARLLELVRDLDVDLVVLARYMQILSDDLCKQLEGRAINIHHSFLPSFKGARPYDQAYQRGVKLVGATAHYVTPDLDEGQIIEQDVIRVDHSLDPGDLVTVGRDVEAQVLAHAVKWHSESRVMVDDNRTVVFR encoded by the coding sequence ATGTCCCCTCGCCCACAACCAGGCCGTGAGTACGTCCTCACCCTCTCGTGTCCCGACAGCGCCGGACTGGTCCACGCCGTGAGCGGCTTTCTCGTCAGGAACTCCGGAAACATCCTGGAAAGCCAGCAGTTCGACAACCGACTTCAGGGCCGGTTCTTCATGAGGGTCCACTTCGACGTTTCCGATCCGAACGCCGATCTGGAACATCTGCGTTACCGGTTCGGTCCGGTCGCCCAGGCCTACGGGATCACCTGGGCGCTGAGCGACGCCTCGACCCCGACCCGGACGCTGATCATGGTGTCCAAGTTCGGCCACTGCCTCAACGACCTGCTGTTCCGCAAGCGCACCGCCTCCCTCAACATCGAGATCCCCGCGATCGTCTCCAATCACCGGGACTTCGAAGGGCTCGCGGAGACCTACGGCATCCCCTTCCACCACGTCCCCGTCACCCGGGACACCAAGGACCAGGCCGAGGCGCGCCTGCTGGAGCTGGTGCGCGACCTGGACGTCGACCTGGTCGTGCTGGCCCGGTACATGCAGATCCTCTCCGACGACCTGTGCAAGCAGCTCGAGGGCCGCGCCATCAACATCCACCACTCCTTCCTCCCCAGTTTCAAGGGGGCCCGACCCTACGACCAGGCCTACCAGCGCGGAGTGAAGCTGGTCGGCGCGACGGCGCACTATGTGACCCCGGACCTGGACGAGGGCCAGATCATCGAGCAGGACGTGATCCGGGTGGACCACTCCCTGGACCCCGGCGACCTGGTCACGGTCGGACGCGACGTGGAGGCACAGGTCCTCGCGCACGCGGTGAAGTGGCACAGCGAGAGCCGGGTGATGGTGGACGACAACCGCACGGTCGTCTTCCGCTGA
- a CDS encoding aldehyde dehydrogenase family protein, which produces MADLYVAGEWRDPVAGGHREIRCPADGSLAATVSEGTRPDTEAAIAAARRAFDEGPWPATPERERGALLLRTADILERDAKEFARAESLDTGKRLVESEYDIADVVSCFRYYGGLGGTDAGRAIDTGRGDAVSRVVYEPVGVCGLITPWNYPLLQASWKVAPALLAGNTIVLKPSELTPSTSILLIKALEEAGIPAGAANLVLGTGPEVGAPLSEHPAVDMVSFTGGLETGKRIMATAAAGVKKVALELGGKNPNVVFADADFETAVDFALTAVFLHSGQVCSAGARLIVEDSLHDAFVDEVVRRARLIRLGGPFDPDAETGALISAQHLEKVEAYVAAGLAEGAVLRCGGARPDDPALADGHYYPPTVLDECRQDMRVVHEESFGPVLTVERFTDEDDAVRIANDTEYGLAGAVWTQDAGKAQRVARRLRHGTVWINDYHPYVPQAEWGGFGHSGVGRELGPTGLNEYREPKHIWQNIQPRPQRWFSG; this is translated from the coding sequence GTGGCAGACCTGTATGTGGCTGGCGAATGGCGGGATCCGGTGGCCGGCGGGCACCGGGAGATCCGATGTCCCGCTGACGGCTCCCTCGCGGCGACCGTCTCGGAAGGGACACGCCCCGACACCGAAGCGGCGATCGCCGCCGCCCGCCGCGCCTTCGACGAAGGCCCCTGGCCCGCCACCCCCGAACGCGAGCGCGGCGCGCTGCTGCTGCGGACCGCCGACATCCTCGAGCGCGACGCCAAGGAGTTCGCCCGCGCCGAGTCGCTGGACACCGGCAAGCGGCTGGTGGAGAGCGAGTACGACATCGCCGACGTCGTCTCCTGCTTCCGCTACTACGGCGGGCTCGGCGGCACCGACGCCGGCCGTGCGATCGACACCGGCCGCGGCGACGCCGTCAGTCGTGTCGTGTACGAGCCGGTCGGCGTGTGTGGTCTGATCACTCCGTGGAACTACCCTTTGCTGCAAGCCAGTTGGAAGGTCGCCCCGGCTCTGCTGGCCGGCAACACGATCGTCCTCAAGCCCAGCGAACTCACCCCCTCCACCTCGATCCTGCTGATCAAGGCGCTCGAGGAGGCAGGCATCCCGGCCGGCGCCGCCAATCTCGTCCTGGGCACCGGCCCCGAGGTGGGCGCACCGCTCTCCGAGCACCCGGCCGTCGACATGGTCTCCTTCACCGGAGGCCTGGAGACCGGCAAGCGCATCATGGCGACCGCCGCGGCGGGCGTGAAGAAGGTGGCGCTGGAACTCGGCGGCAAGAACCCCAACGTGGTCTTCGCCGACGCCGACTTCGAAACGGCCGTCGACTTCGCCCTCACCGCCGTCTTCCTGCACTCCGGGCAGGTCTGCTCGGCCGGCGCCCGGCTGATCGTCGAGGACTCCCTGCACGACGCCTTCGTCGACGAGGTCGTCCGCCGCGCCCGTCTGATCCGACTCGGCGGGCCCTTCGACCCCGATGCGGAGACCGGCGCGCTGATCTCCGCACAGCACCTGGAGAAGGTCGAGGCGTACGTCGCCGCGGGCCTCGCCGAGGGCGCCGTACTGCGCTGCGGCGGTGCGCGCCCCGACGACCCGGCCCTCGCGGATGGCCACTACTACCCGCCGACCGTGCTCGACGAGTGCCGGCAGGACATGCGGGTGGTGCACGAGGAGTCCTTCGGACCCGTGCTCACCGTGGAGCGGTTCACCGACGAGGACGACGCCGTACGCATCGCCAACGACACCGAGTACGGACTCGCCGGAGCCGTGTGGACACAGGACGCCGGCAAGGCCCAGCGGGTCGCCCGGCGGCTGCGGCACGGCACGGTGTGGATCAACGACTACCACCCCTATGTGCCGCAAGCGGAATGGGGTGGCTTCGGACACTCGGGCGTGGGCCGGGAACTGGGACCGACCGGCCTGAACGAGTACCGAGAGCCCAAGCACATCTGGCAGAACATCCAACCCCGGCCGCAGCGCTGGTTCAGCGGCTGA
- a CDS encoding quaternary amine ABC transporter ATP-binding protein → MTTQTEVPPRRGTPQDSGPTPVISVRRLWKVFGPKADQVPDSEELRGLTRRELMDRTGCTAAVRDVHFDVSPGEVFVVMGLSGSGKSTLVRCLTRLIEPTAGEIVFEGEDIRKADDRRLRDLRRRKFSMVFQHFGLLPHRRVVDNVSFGLEIRGMSRAERNKRALEVVELVGLSGYENSYPDQLSGGMQQRVGLARALAGDPDVLFFDEPFSALDPLIRRDMQNEVIRLHHEVGKTMVFITHDLSEALKLGDRILIMRDGKMVQCGTGDELVGAPADDYVREFVKDVPRGDVLTLRWIMRPPADGDELDGPELGPDVVVKEATRAVLAADKPVKVVENGKLLGIVGDEEILAVVAGQEGGV, encoded by the coding sequence GTGACCACACAGACCGAGGTGCCACCGCGGCGCGGCACGCCCCAGGACTCGGGCCCCACCCCGGTCATATCCGTGCGCCGGCTGTGGAAGGTGTTCGGGCCGAAAGCGGACCAGGTGCCGGACTCCGAAGAGCTGCGCGGCCTGACCCGCCGCGAACTCATGGACCGCACCGGGTGCACCGCCGCCGTACGCGACGTCCACTTCGACGTCTCGCCCGGTGAGGTGTTCGTCGTCATGGGTCTGTCGGGATCCGGCAAGTCCACTCTGGTGCGATGTCTCACCCGGCTGATCGAACCCACCGCCGGCGAGATCGTCTTCGAGGGCGAGGACATCCGCAAGGCCGACGACCGGCGGCTGCGCGACCTGCGGCGCCGCAAGTTCTCCATGGTCTTCCAGCACTTCGGTCTGCTGCCCCACCGCCGCGTCGTCGACAACGTGTCGTTCGGCCTGGAGATCCGCGGCATGAGCAGGGCCGAGCGGAACAAGCGGGCTCTTGAGGTCGTCGAACTCGTCGGCCTCTCGGGCTACGAGAACTCCTACCCCGACCAGCTCTCCGGCGGGATGCAGCAACGCGTGGGCCTGGCCCGGGCATTGGCGGGCGACCCCGACGTCCTCTTCTTCGACGAACCGTTCTCCGCGCTCGACCCGCTGATCCGCCGTGACATGCAGAACGAGGTCATCCGGCTGCACCACGAGGTCGGCAAGACGATGGTGTTCATCACCCACGACCTCTCCGAGGCCCTCAAGCTGGGCGACCGCATCCTCATCATGCGCGACGGCAAGATGGTCCAGTGCGGCACCGGCGACGAACTCGTCGGCGCCCCCGCCGACGACTACGTACGCGAGTTCGTGAAGGACGTACCGCGCGGCGATGTGCTCACCCTGCGGTGGATCATGCGCCCGCCGGCGGACGGCGACGAACTGGACGGACCCGAACTGGGCCCGGACGTCGTGGTCAAGGAGGCCACCCGGGCGGTGCTCGCGGCCGACAAGCCGGTCAAGGTCGTGGAGAACGGCAAGCTGCTCGGCATCGTCGGCGACGAGGAGATCCTCGCGGTGGTCGCCGGGCAGGAAGGCGGCGTGTAA
- a CDS encoding ABC transporter permease, with the protein MTVVMEKPEKTGAVEEPAPVKPVRRVSRSMVVAAILVVWLVLFAVLRGKQTLTLAAADLTDLHRWFNDVNDSIGANRNSNPLFLYFFNEIRLVNDTLVTFVQELISQPTGDRPVPQIGWLGVVGIVGFGSWAVGNWRVALLAVAGFTFLGLQGLWQESMDTLALTVSAVCVALLFAIPLGVWAGLSDRFNRIVTPFLDLMQTMPTFVYLAPLTLFFQIGPASATIATLIYAAPPTIRITAHGIRSVPHTTVEAADSLGATRRQSLTKVLLPMSKRTVVMGVNQTIMAALAMVTIAALIDAPGLGKTVLQALQSLDVGTAFNAGLAIVVLAIVLDRVTTAASTRAEAARRSKNRFLAWRRPLLGVGAVVTAVLIYLSHTYLWAAEFPGEGGTGSAIRSGADNVTTWAQDNLSGVTNAFRDAITNGLLNPFQSLLTDSPWWLVGAALIGIGVVLGGWRAGITTAVCVGLLVGTGVWSDSMTTLASTAVATVLVMLLGICFGVWMGRSALADRLLRPTLDAAQVMPPFVYLVPFLALFGATRFTAIVAAVVYAAPVAMKIIADGVRNVPATTVEAATSAGCNTWQIITKVQLPMARSALTLATNQGLIYVLSMVVVGGLVGAGALGYDVVAGFSQGQLYGKGLAAGLAIVLLGVMFDRITQAAARRTSA; encoded by the coding sequence ATGACCGTCGTCATGGAGAAACCGGAGAAGACCGGGGCCGTGGAGGAGCCGGCGCCCGTCAAACCCGTGCGCAGGGTCAGCCGGTCCATGGTGGTCGCGGCGATCCTCGTCGTCTGGCTGGTGCTCTTCGCCGTACTGCGCGGCAAGCAGACCCTCACGCTGGCGGCGGCCGACCTGACCGATCTGCACCGGTGGTTCAACGACGTCAACGACTCCATCGGCGCGAACCGCAACTCCAACCCGCTCTTCCTGTACTTCTTCAACGAGATCCGCCTGGTCAACGACACCCTGGTGACCTTCGTACAGGAGCTGATCTCCCAGCCGACCGGCGACCGCCCCGTCCCGCAGATCGGCTGGCTCGGCGTCGTCGGCATCGTGGGCTTCGGCTCCTGGGCCGTCGGCAACTGGCGGGTCGCGCTCCTCGCGGTGGCCGGCTTCACCTTCCTGGGCCTGCAGGGCCTGTGGCAGGAGAGCATGGACACCCTGGCGCTCACCGTCTCCGCGGTCTGCGTGGCGCTGCTCTTCGCGATCCCGCTGGGCGTATGGGCGGGGCTGTCCGACCGGTTCAACCGGATCGTGACGCCCTTCCTGGACCTCATGCAGACGATGCCGACCTTCGTCTACCTGGCCCCCCTGACCCTGTTCTTCCAGATCGGCCCGGCCTCGGCCACGATCGCCACGCTGATCTACGCGGCGCCGCCGACGATCCGCATCACCGCGCACGGCATCCGCTCCGTGCCGCACACCACGGTCGAGGCGGCCGACTCGCTCGGCGCCACCCGGCGGCAGTCCCTGACGAAGGTGCTGCTGCCGATGTCCAAGCGGACCGTGGTGATGGGCGTCAACCAGACCATCATGGCCGCCCTGGCCATGGTGACCATCGCCGCCCTGATCGACGCGCCAGGCCTCGGCAAGACCGTCCTGCAGGCACTCCAGTCGCTGGATGTCGGCACCGCCTTCAACGCGGGCCTGGCCATCGTCGTCCTGGCGATCGTGCTGGACCGCGTCACCACCGCGGCGAGCACCCGCGCGGAGGCGGCGCGGCGCTCCAAGAACCGCTTCCTGGCCTGGCGGCGCCCGCTGCTGGGCGTGGGCGCGGTGGTCACGGCGGTGCTGATCTATCTCTCGCACACCTATCTGTGGGCGGCGGAGTTCCCCGGCGAGGGAGGCACGGGCAGCGCCATCCGCAGCGGCGCGGACAACGTGACCACCTGGGCGCAGGACAACCTGTCGGGCGTGACCAACGCGTTCCGCGACGCCATCACCAACGGCCTGCTCAACCCGTTCCAGTCGCTGCTCACCGACTCCCCGTGGTGGCTAGTCGGAGCCGCCCTCATCGGGATCGGCGTCGTCCTCGGCGGATGGCGGGCCGGCATCACCACGGCGGTGTGTGTAGGGCTGCTCGTCGGCACCGGGGTGTGGTCGGACAGCATGACGACCCTCGCGTCGACCGCCGTTGCCACGGTGCTGGTGATGCTCCTCGGCATCTGCTTCGGCGTCTGGATGGGCCGCAGTGCCCTGGCGGACCGGCTGCTGCGGCCCACGCTGGACGCGGCACAGGTCATGCCGCCGTTCGTCTATCTCGTCCCGTTCCTCGCGCTGTTCGGCGCGACCCGCTTCACCGCGATCGTCGCGGCCGTCGTCTACGCCGCCCCCGTCGCCATGAAGATCATCGCGGACGGCGTGCGGAACGTGCCCGCCACCACCGTGGAGGCGGCCACCTCCGCCGGATGCAACACCTGGCAGATCATCACCAAGGTCCAGCTGCCGATGGCACGCAGCGCCCTGACCCTCGCGACCAACCAGGGCCTGATCTACGTGCTGTCGATGGTCGTGGTGGGCGGCCTGGTGGGCGCGGGGGCCCTCGGCTACGACGTCGTGGCCGGATTCTCGCAGGGCCAGTTGTACGGGAAGGGGCTCGCCGCGGGGCTCGCCATCGTCCTTCTCGGTGTCATGTTCGACCGGATCACTCAGGCAGCGGCTCGCCGCACCTCCGCATAA
- a CDS encoding ABC transporter substrate-binding protein: protein MARQWRAGAAGVAILGLTLTACGGAKVGDDSAGSGESGKCGTFNLAVNPWVGYEADAAVLAYVAQNDLGCKVNSKDLKEEIAWQGFGTGEVDAVVENWGHPDLKKKYITDQKTAVEAGSTGNKGIIGWYVPPWLAKAHPDILDYENLNKYASKFKTSESGGKGQLLDGDPSYVTNDEALVKNLKLDFKVVYAGSETALIQAFRKAEKNKEWVIGYFYEPQWFLSEVPLKKVELPAYKDGCDADAEKVACDYPVYDLDKIVSAKFAKSGSPAYDLVKNFNWTNDDQNVVAKYIAVDKMTPEAAAKKWVEANRGKVDAWLK from the coding sequence ATGGCAAGACAATGGCGGGCCGGCGCGGCCGGCGTGGCGATACTCGGCCTCACCCTCACGGCCTGCGGCGGCGCGAAGGTCGGCGACGACTCCGCGGGATCCGGTGAGTCCGGCAAGTGCGGCACCTTCAACCTCGCGGTCAACCCGTGGGTCGGCTACGAGGCGGACGCGGCCGTCCTCGCCTACGTCGCGCAGAACGACCTCGGTTGCAAGGTCAACTCCAAGGACCTGAAGGAAGAGATCGCCTGGCAGGGCTTCGGGACGGGCGAGGTCGACGCCGTCGTGGAGAACTGGGGCCACCCCGACCTGAAGAAGAAGTACATCACCGACCAGAAGACCGCCGTGGAGGCCGGCTCGACCGGCAACAAGGGCATCATCGGCTGGTACGTGCCGCCGTGGCTGGCCAAGGCGCACCCCGACATCCTCGACTACGAGAACCTCAACAAGTACGCGTCGAAGTTCAAGACCTCCGAGTCGGGCGGCAAGGGCCAGCTCCTCGACGGCGACCCGTCGTACGTCACCAACGACGAGGCCCTGGTGAAGAACCTGAAGCTGGACTTCAAGGTGGTGTACGCGGGCAGCGAGACCGCGCTCATCCAGGCCTTCCGCAAGGCGGAGAAGAACAAGGAATGGGTGATCGGCTACTTCTACGAGCCGCAGTGGTTCTTGTCCGAGGTGCCGCTGAAGAAGGTCGAGCTGCCCGCGTACAAGGACGGCTGCGACGCCGATGCGGAGAAGGTCGCCTGCGACTACCCCGTATACGACCTGGACAAGATCGTCAGCGCCAAGTTCGCCAAGTCCGGCAGCCCCGCCTATGACCTGGTGAAGAACTTCAACTGGACCAACGACGACCAGAACGTCGTGGCGAAGTACATCGCGGTCGACAAGATGACCCCCGAGGCGGCCGCCAAGAAGTGGGTCGAGGCCAACCGCGGCAAGGTGGACGCCTGGCTCAAGTAG
- a CDS encoding GcvT family protein translates to MAGPRVVIIGAGVVGAALADEISARGWTEVTVVDQGPLPATGGSSSHAPGLVFQTNSSKTMTELARYTVEKFCSLDVDGKPCFLQVGGLEVATTPERLVELRRRHGWITAWGVESRLLSADECVEQHPLVNRDKVLGGLLVPTDGLAKAVLAVEAQIRRATERGVRFLARHEVLDVQQSEGRVTGVLTDQGEIPADIVVCCAGIWGPKIARMAGMNLPLTPLAHQLAWTGPVPALAGQTEEAVRPILRHQDADLYYRDRFDAIGIGYYGHRPMPITADDILSVDEADDMPSVLKFTEEDFEPAWTETQSLLPATKDAKVEEGINGLFSFTTDNFPLLGESQDVKGFWVAEAVWVTHSAGVGRAMAEWLVDGHCSSFDLHECDVNRFEPHQLAPEYVLARDCQNFVEVYDILHPLQPSGHPRPIRKSPFHARQEEHGAFFLEANGWERPQWYEANAGLVEGRSIPTPNDWAARYWSPIVGAEAQVTRETVAMYDMTALKRLEVAGPGAADFLEGLVTGKVAKSVGSVTYTLVLDHDGGIRSDITVARLARDLFQIGANGNLDLDWLTRRLPADGTVQVRDITPGTCCIGLWGPLARKVLQPLTDEDFSNDGLKYFRAKRAYIGSVPVTAMRLSYVGELGWELYTTADQGQKLWDTLWQAAQPLGGIIAGRGAFNSLRLEKGYRSFGTDMTYEHDAYEAGVGFAVKLDKGDFIGKEALERRKENVRRRLTCLTVDDPQAVVLGKEPVYDGDRAVGYVTSASYGYTIGKGIAYAWLPAELAAPGTTVHIGYFDQRVEAVVAEEPLFDPTMSRLRG, encoded by the coding sequence ATGGCGGGACCCCGAGTGGTCATCATCGGAGCGGGCGTCGTGGGAGCGGCCCTCGCGGACGAGATCTCCGCACGCGGCTGGACCGAGGTGACGGTGGTCGACCAGGGCCCGCTGCCCGCCACCGGAGGGTCCTCCTCGCACGCCCCGGGGCTGGTCTTCCAGACGAACTCCTCCAAGACCATGACCGAGCTGGCCCGCTACACCGTCGAGAAGTTCTGCTCCCTCGACGTGGACGGCAAGCCCTGCTTCCTCCAGGTCGGCGGCCTCGAGGTGGCGACCACCCCCGAGCGCCTGGTGGAACTGCGGCGCCGACACGGCTGGATCACCGCCTGGGGCGTCGAGAGCAGGCTGCTGAGCGCCGACGAGTGCGTCGAGCAGCACCCCCTGGTCAACCGGGACAAGGTCCTGGGCGGGCTGCTGGTCCCGACGGACGGCCTCGCCAAGGCCGTCCTCGCCGTCGAGGCGCAGATCCGCCGGGCCACCGAACGCGGCGTCCGCTTCCTGGCCCGCCACGAGGTCCTCGACGTCCAGCAGAGCGAGGGCCGCGTCACCGGCGTCCTCACCGACCAGGGCGAGATCCCCGCCGACATCGTCGTGTGCTGCGCCGGCATCTGGGGCCCGAAGATCGCCCGCATGGCCGGCATGAACCTCCCGCTGACCCCGCTCGCCCACCAGCTCGCCTGGACCGGCCCGGTACCGGCGCTCGCCGGCCAGACCGAGGAGGCCGTCCGCCCGATCCTGCGCCACCAGGACGCCGACCTCTACTACCGCGACCGCTTCGACGCCATCGGCATCGGCTACTACGGCCACCGCCCGATGCCCATCACGGCCGACGACATCCTCTCCGTCGACGAGGCCGACGACATGCCGTCCGTCCTGAAGTTCACCGAGGAGGACTTCGAGCCGGCCTGGACCGAGACCCAGTCCCTGCTCCCCGCGACGAAGGACGCCAAGGTCGAGGAGGGCATCAACGGCCTCTTCTCCTTCACCACCGACAACTTCCCGCTGCTCGGCGAGTCCCAGGACGTCAAGGGCTTCTGGGTCGCCGAGGCGGTCTGGGTCACCCACTCCGCGGGCGTCGGCCGCGCGATGGCCGAATGGCTGGTGGACGGCCACTGCTCGTCCTTCGACCTGCACGAGTGCGACGTCAACCGCTTCGAGCCGCACCAGCTCGCCCCGGAATACGTGCTGGCCCGCGACTGCCAGAACTTCGTCGAGGTCTACGACATCCTCCACCCCCTCCAGCCCTCCGGCCACCCGCGCCCGATCCGCAAGAGCCCCTTCCACGCCCGCCAGGAGGAGCACGGCGCCTTCTTCCTGGAGGCGAACGGCTGGGAGCGCCCCCAGTGGTACGAGGCCAACGCGGGCCTGGTCGAGGGCCGTTCCATCCCCACGCCCAACGACTGGGCCGCGCGGTACTGGTCGCCCATCGTCGGCGCCGAGGCCCAGGTCACCCGCGAGACCGTCGCGATGTACGACATGACGGCCCTCAAGCGCCTGGAGGTCGCCGGACCCGGTGCCGCGGACTTCCTGGAGGGGCTGGTCACCGGCAAGGTCGCCAAGTCGGTCGGCTCGGTGACGTACACCCTGGTGCTGGACCACGACGGCGGCATCCGCAGCGACATCACCGTCGCCCGCCTCGCCCGCGACCTCTTCCAGATCGGCGCCAACGGCAACCTCGACCTCGACTGGCTCACCCGCCGCCTCCCCGCCGACGGCACCGTCCAGGTCCGCGACATCACCCCCGGCACCTGCTGCATCGGCCTGTGGGGTCCGTTGGCCCGCAAGGTCCTCCAGCCCCTGACGGACGAGGACTTCAGCAACGACGGCCTGAAGTACTTCCGCGCCAAGCGCGCCTACATCGGCAGTGTCCCGGTCACTGCGATGCGCCTGTCCTACGTCGGCGAACTCGGTTGGGAGCTCTACACCACCGCCGATCAGGGCCAGAAACTCTGGGACACCCTCTGGCAGGCCGCGCAGCCCCTCGGCGGGATCATCGCGGGCCGCGGCGCCTTCAACAGCCTCCGCCTGGAGAAGGGCTACCGCTCCTTCGGCACCGACATGACCTACGAGCACGACGCCTACGAGGCCGGCGTCGGCTTCGCCGTCAAGCTCGACAAGGGCGACTTCATCGGCAAGGAGGCTTTGGAGCGCCGCAAGGAGAACGTGCGGCGCAGGCTGACCTGCCTCACCGTCGACGACCCGCAGGCGGTCGTCCTCGGCAAGGAGCCGGTGTACGACGGGGACCGCGCGGTGGGCTACGTCACCAGCGCCTCCTACGGCTACACGATCGGCAAGGGCATCGCCTACGCCTGGCTGCCCGCCGAACTCGCCGCCCCGGGCACCACCGTGCACATCGGCTACTTCGACCAGCGCGTCGAGGCCGTCGTCGCCGAGGAGCCCCTGTTCGACCCCACCATGTCCCGCCTCCGTGGCTGA
- a CDS encoding bifunctional methylenetetrahydrofolate dehydrogenase/methenyltetrahydrofolate cyclohydrolase — protein MTAQLLDGKATAADIRRELAERVAKLTAGGERPPGLGTVLVGDDPGSHAYVAGKHRDCAQVGIASFRRELPADATQKQVEDVIDELNADPACTGYIVQLPLPRHLDANAVLERMDPAKDADGLHPVNLGRLVLGVAAPLPCTPRGIVELLRRYDVPLAGARVCVIGRGITVGRPIGLLLTRRSENATVTLCHTGTKGLAWHVREADIVIAAAGSPGLITKDMLRPGAAVLDVGITRTDSGLVGDIHPDAAEIAGWVAPMPGGVGPMTRAMLLANVVEAAERNASTV, from the coding sequence GTGACTGCACAGCTGCTCGACGGCAAAGCCACCGCCGCCGACATCCGTCGCGAACTCGCCGAGCGCGTCGCCAAGCTGACCGCGGGCGGCGAGCGCCCGCCGGGCCTCGGCACCGTCTTGGTCGGCGACGACCCGGGCAGCCACGCCTACGTCGCCGGCAAGCACCGCGACTGCGCGCAGGTCGGCATCGCCTCCTTCCGCCGCGAACTGCCCGCCGACGCCACCCAGAAGCAGGTCGAGGACGTCATCGACGAACTCAACGCCGACCCGGCCTGCACCGGCTACATCGTCCAACTCCCGCTCCCCAGGCACCTGGACGCCAACGCCGTACTGGAACGCATGGACCCGGCCAAGGACGCCGACGGCCTGCACCCCGTCAACCTCGGCCGACTCGTCCTGGGCGTGGCGGCCCCGCTGCCCTGCACCCCGCGCGGCATCGTCGAACTCCTGCGCCGCTACGACGTACCGCTGGCCGGAGCCCGGGTGTGCGTGATCGGCCGGGGCATCACGGTCGGCCGCCCCATCGGCCTGCTGCTCACCCGCCGCTCCGAGAACGCCACCGTGACCCTGTGCCACACCGGAACCAAGGGCCTGGCCTGGCACGTACGCGAGGCGGACATCGTCATCGCGGCGGCCGGCTCACCGGGGCTGATCACCAAGGACATGCTGCGCCCCGGCGCGGCGGTCCTGGACGTCGGCATCACCCGCACCGACAGCGGCCTGGTCGGCGACATCCACCCCGACGCGGCGGAGATCGCCGGATGGGTCGCACCCATGCCCGGCGGCGTCGGCCCCATGACGAGGGCGATGCTGCTGGCCAACGTCGTCGAGGCCGCCGAGAGGAACGCGAGCACCGTATGA